The genomic interval CGCCACCGCGAGGCCGTGTACCGCACTATGGGCGAATACATCAAAGGTGTGCATCCGGTGTCCACCGGTCTGGTCGTACAGGCGCTTGCCCGTCCCGAATGGCTGGTCGAGATCGACGGGACCGCAGTAATTCCCGACTGACCGGGCAGGGGGCTGTCTGCCCCCTCTGCTCCTGCGGAGCATTCACCCCCGAGGATATTTGGAGCAAGAGGAAGATATGACGTTCTCTCTGGTGGCGCGCTGCGCAGATACGGGCATGTTTGGCATTGCGATCTCGTCTTCGTCTCCGGCGGTTGCCGCACGCTGTTCGTTTGCGCGCGCCGGGGTTGGGGCGGTGGCCACGCAGAATGTGACCGACCCGGCGCTTGGCCCTTTGGCCTTGGACCTGATGGAGGGTGGCGCCACGGCGGCTCAGGCCATCGCGGGCGTTCAGCAACAGGGCCGGTTCATCGAGTACCGACAGGTTCTGGCGGTCGATAAGGCGGGCAATACGGCGATCCATTCGGGGCCGAATTCCTTGGGCATCTGGACGCAGGCCCAGGGGCGCGATGTGGCTTCGGGCGGGAACCTGTTGGCCAATGACGGCATCTGCCAGGCCATCGTCGACGGGTTCGAGGGGGCAACGGGCCACCTGGGCGATCGGTTGATTGCGGCAATGCGCGCAGGTTTGGCGGCC from Falsiruegeria litorea R37 carries:
- a CDS encoding DUF1028 domain-containing protein, translated to MTFSLVARCADTGMFGIAISSSSPAVAARCSFARAGVGAVATQNVTDPALGPLALDLMEGGATAAQAIAGVQQQGRFIEYRQVLAVDKAGNTAIHSGPNSLGIWTQAQGRDVASGGNLLANDGICQAIVDGFEGATGHLGDRLIAAMRAGLAAGGEAGPIHSAGLKLVDQVSWPVADLRCDWTEDCPVEAIATAWDIYKPQLDAYVQRALDPREAPSYGVP